One Curtobacterium sp. BH-2-1-1 genomic region harbors:
- a CDS encoding GNAT family N-acetyltransferase — translation MTTPEVSPSPSESAFSIDVEHFDSPDAQRLRAAQRLEIDRAYGGDTEPGDKPTADSIAVFFLARDDDGTPLGCGGLRVVQDGITEIKRMYVRPESRGAGVAAALLRRLEDAALDLGSPALVLETGNEQKRAIGFYEREGFTRIANFGPYVGVPTSICYSKVL, via the coding sequence GTGACGACACCGGAGGTCTCCCCCAGCCCCAGCGAGAGCGCGTTCTCGATCGACGTCGAGCACTTCGACTCCCCCGACGCCCAGCGGCTCCGCGCCGCCCAGCGCCTGGAGATCGACCGTGCGTACGGCGGCGACACCGAACCCGGCGACAAGCCGACGGCGGACTCCATCGCGGTGTTCTTCCTCGCGCGGGACGACGACGGCACGCCGCTCGGCTGCGGCGGGCTGCGGGTCGTGCAGGACGGCATCACCGAGATCAAGCGGATGTACGTCCGGCCGGAGTCCCGGGGTGCCGGTGTCGCGGCGGCGCTGCTGCGTCGGTTGGAGGATGCTGCGCTCGACCTCGGTTCGCCGGCGCTCGTGCTGGAGACCGGGAACGAGCAGAAGCGTGCGATCGGGTTCTACGAGCGCGAGGGGTTCACGCGCATCGCGAACTTCGGGCCGTACGTCGGGGTGCCGACCTCGATCTGCTACTCGAAGGTCCTCTAG
- a CDS encoding general stress protein, producing MSNQSPFGGRTAQAFPTLPKGDVLGTYDSYPDAQRVVAKLAEADFPVNQLSIVGNDLKTVERVTGKMTYGRAAIAGALSGLWLGIFFGIVLTLFSPSAGGLILAAAIIGAAFGMLYGIVSFAITKRQRDFTSVHQVLATNYQIVVEPQLVGQARRILGEAGLAPTTHWNPGTPGAPGPQSGPGTGFQGQPPQQPWRPGPGSGSGAPGSGGQSAGSGGGWGAGQQGSPYGGHATPHHQPGGAQQPGTPSSGAQTGTPRYGTNEGPRYGETPATAPAPAAPASAQQPRAEEPPRYGERVTGATPPAPSSAESAESAPPKDDESR from the coding sequence GTGAGCAATCAGAGCCCGTTCGGCGGCCGGACCGCCCAGGCCTTCCCGACGCTGCCCAAGGGCGACGTCCTCGGCACCTACGACAGCTACCCCGACGCCCAGCGCGTGGTGGCCAAGCTCGCCGAGGCCGACTTCCCGGTCAACCAGCTCTCGATCGTCGGCAACGACCTCAAGACGGTCGAGCGCGTCACCGGCAAGATGACGTACGGCCGTGCGGCGATCGCCGGCGCGCTGTCCGGCCTCTGGCTCGGCATCTTCTTCGGCATCGTGCTGACGCTCTTCTCGCCGAGTGCCGGCGGCCTCATCCTCGCCGCCGCCATCATCGGTGCGGCGTTCGGCATGCTCTACGGCATCGTCTCGTTCGCGATCACGAAGCGGCAGCGGGACTTCACGAGTGTGCACCAGGTCCTCGCGACGAACTACCAGATCGTCGTCGAGCCGCAGCTCGTGGGTCAGGCACGTCGCATCCTCGGTGAGGCCGGGCTCGCCCCCACCACGCACTGGAACCCCGGTACGCCGGGTGCACCGGGACCGCAGAGCGGCCCGGGGACTGGGTTCCAGGGGCAGCCGCCGCAGCAGCCGTGGCGTCCGGGTCCCGGGTCCGGCTCCGGTGCTCCCGGGTCCGGCGGGCAGTCGGCCGGGTCCGGCGGCGGGTGGGGCGCCGGTCAGCAGGGATCGCCCTACGGTGGGCACGCCACACCGCACCACCAGCCAGGAGGCGCGCAGCAGCCCGGCACGCCGTCCTCCGGCGCGCAGACGGGGACGCCGCGCTACGGCACGAACGAGGGGCCGCGCTACGGGGAGACCCCGGCGACCGCTCCCGCGCCTGCAGCGCCCGCGTCCGCACAGCAGCCGCGTGCGGAGGAGCCGCCGCGCTACGGGGAGCGGGTGACCGGGGCGACGCCGCCGGCGCCGAGCTCCGCCGAGTCCGCGGAGTCCGCGCCCCCGAAGGACGACGAGTCGCGCTGA
- a CDS encoding DUF1003 domain-containing protein, with protein sequence MARTDDNRRDRERTDARLDSPKGMRTRVLPTRRRGRGDAFGRATEGIARAMGTPWFLVGLTLFCVVWMGYNTLAPKPWQFDSAAIGFTALTLVLSLQASYAAPLILLAQNRQDDRDRVQFEQDRQRAERNLADTEYLAREVVALRLAMRDMASKDFIRAEIRSLLEELDRRDAEDAGFADESGTTARG encoded by the coding sequence GTGGCCCGAACGGATGACAACCGCCGCGATCGCGAGCGGACCGATGCTCGACTCGACTCCCCCAAGGGCATGCGCACCCGCGTCCTGCCGACCCGGCGCCGAGGTCGCGGTGACGCCTTCGGTCGCGCGACCGAGGGCATCGCGCGTGCGATGGGAACGCCCTGGTTCCTCGTCGGCCTGACCCTGTTCTGCGTCGTCTGGATGGGCTACAACACGCTCGCCCCGAAGCCCTGGCAGTTCGACTCCGCGGCGATCGGCTTCACGGCCCTGACGCTCGTGCTGTCCCTGCAGGCGTCGTACGCGGCACCGCTCATCCTGCTCGCCCAGAACCGGCAGGACGACCGCGACCGTGTGCAGTTCGAGCAGGACCGGCAGCGCGCCGAGCGGAACCTCGCCGACACGGAGTACCTCGCCCGCGAGGTCGTGGCGCTCCGCCTGGCGATGCGGGACATGGCGTCGAAGGACTTCATCCGCGCCGAGATCCGCTCGCTGCTCGAGGAACTCGACCGGCGTGACGCCGAGGACGCCGGCTTCGCCGACGAGTCCGGCACGACGGCCCGTGGCTGA
- a CDS encoding magnesium transporter MgtE N-terminal domain-containing protein produces the protein MSATKVFVARLAGCSVFDPAGDRVGRVRDVLVVYRRADPPHVVGLIVEVPGKRRIFVSIGRITSIGAGQVITTGLVNMRRFEQRGGEVRVIAEMLGRKVLIKKERIRATIEDVAIEDRGQGDWEVSQLFLRKPKTTPSPFGKGPTTFATWNEVTEDELPGEAQSAEHVIAAYSDLLPADLASTLLDLPEERRFEVAEELPDDRLADVLEEMPDQQRIEILTRLVDSRAADVLDHMQPDDAADVLAQFSDERSEALLQLMEPEEAQDVRMLLEYEPDTAGGLMTTEPVIVSADATVAEGLALVRRHELAPVLGAAVCVTLPPYEPPTGRFLGLVHFQRMLRYPPNERLGTLIDQQTDPVRVDASAAEVTRIMATYNLLSVPVVDDAHRLVGVVTIDDVLDHVLPDDWRSQGEGEPSPLPRQRPRRTPVTTGRRTTRGPNG, from the coding sequence GTGAGCGCCACGAAGGTCTTCGTCGCCCGCCTCGCCGGGTGCTCCGTCTTCGACCCCGCGGGAGACCGCGTCGGCCGCGTCCGAGACGTCCTGGTGGTGTACCGCCGGGCCGATCCGCCGCACGTCGTCGGTCTGATCGTCGAGGTCCCGGGCAAGCGCCGGATCTTCGTGAGCATCGGCCGCATCACCTCGATCGGTGCCGGGCAGGTCATCACGACCGGCCTCGTGAACATGCGCCGCTTCGAGCAGCGCGGTGGCGAGGTCCGGGTGATCGCGGAGATGCTCGGCCGCAAGGTCCTCATCAAGAAGGAGCGCATCCGCGCCACCATCGAGGACGTCGCGATCGAGGACCGCGGGCAGGGCGACTGGGAGGTGTCGCAGCTCTTCCTCCGCAAGCCGAAGACCACGCCGTCCCCGTTCGGCAAGGGCCCGACGACGTTCGCGACGTGGAACGAGGTCACCGAGGACGAGCTCCCCGGCGAGGCCCAGTCCGCCGAACACGTGATCGCCGCCTACTCCGACCTGCTGCCGGCCGACCTGGCGTCGACGCTGCTCGACCTGCCGGAGGAACGGCGGTTCGAGGTCGCCGAGGAACTCCCCGACGACCGGCTCGCCGACGTGCTCGAGGAGATGCCCGACCAGCAGCGGATCGAGATCCTCACCCGGCTCGTCGACTCCCGTGCGGCCGACGTGCTCGACCACATGCAGCCGGACGACGCGGCCGACGTCCTCGCCCAGTTCTCCGACGAGCGCAGCGAGGCCCTCCTCCAGCTCATGGAGCCGGAAGAGGCGCAGGACGTCCGCATGCTCCTCGAGTACGAACCAGACACCGCCGGTGGTCTCATGACGACCGAGCCGGTGATCGTGTCCGCCGACGCCACCGTCGCCGAGGGGCTCGCACTCGTCCGCCGCCACGAACTCGCGCCGGTGCTCGGCGCCGCCGTCTGCGTGACGCTGCCGCCGTACGAGCCGCCGACCGGCCGGTTCCTCGGCCTCGTGCACTTCCAGCGGATGCTCCGCTACCCGCCGAACGAACGACTCGGCACGCTCATCGACCAGCAGACCGACCCGGTCCGCGTCGACGCGAGCGCGGCCGAGGTCACGCGCATCATGGCGACCTACAACCTGCTGTCCGTCCCCGTGGTCGACGATGCCCACCGTCTCGTCGGGGTGGTGACGATCGACGATGTCCTCGACCACGTCCTGCCGGACGACTGGCGAAGTCAGGGCGAGGGGGAACCCTCACCGCTTCCGCGCCAACGCCCACGCAGGACGCCCGTGACGACGGGAAGGAGGACCACCCGTGGCCCGAACGGATGA
- a CDS encoding bifunctional 2-polyprenyl-6-hydroxyphenol methylase/3-demethylubiquinol 3-O-methyltransferase UbiG, with protein MSTDHVSVDWEQARDTNRANWDDRVPIHEGAYEIDALTDPDHRSTVVRDDLPALRPWLRDGSLAGLDVCHLQCHIGTDTVSLAREGARVTGVDFSPAALASAAGLSARLGLDVTWVETDVLDARAAVVGDFDVVYTSIGTICWLDDLDRWAAQVAALLRPGGVFFIRDGHPALYALDEDADGLVTRYRYFADGSAQQWDDAGTYAGDGTVSNTRTYEWPHPLSEIVNALLGAGLRLRRLDEGRTLPWRFSPRMVDTGDGSWEWPGEDRDRLPTTFTIVASKD; from the coding sequence ATGAGCACTGATCACGTCAGCGTCGACTGGGAGCAGGCCCGCGACACCAACCGCGCGAACTGGGACGACCGGGTGCCCATCCACGAGGGCGCCTACGAGATCGACGCCCTGACCGACCCGGACCACCGCTCGACCGTCGTCCGCGACGACCTGCCCGCACTGCGACCGTGGCTGCGAGACGGCTCCCTCGCCGGCCTCGACGTCTGCCACCTGCAGTGCCACATCGGCACGGACACGGTCTCGCTCGCGCGTGAGGGCGCCCGCGTCACCGGCGTCGACTTCTCGCCCGCGGCGCTCGCCTCGGCCGCCGGGCTGTCGGCACGCCTCGGCCTCGACGTGACCTGGGTCGAGACGGACGTCCTCGACGCCCGGGCCGCGGTGGTGGGCGACTTCGACGTCGTCTACACGAGCATCGGGACGATCTGCTGGCTCGACGACCTCGACCGCTGGGCCGCCCAGGTCGCGGCACTCCTGCGACCGGGCGGTGTGTTCTTCATCCGGGACGGCCACCCCGCGCTGTACGCGCTCGACGAGGACGCCGACGGGCTCGTCACCCGCTACCGGTACTTCGCGGACGGCTCCGCCCAGCAGTGGGACGACGCGGGCACCTACGCGGGCGACGGCACGGTGTCGAACACCCGCACCTACGAGTGGCCGCACCCGCTGTCGGAGATCGTGAACGCCCTGCTCGGCGCCGGGCTCCGGCTGCGCAGACTCGACGAGGGTCGGACACTGCCGTGGCGGTTCAGCCCCCGCATGGTCGACACTGGGGACGGTTCGTGGGAGTGGCCCGGCGAGGACCGCGACCGCCTCCCCACGACCTTCACGATCGTCGCGTCGAAGGACTGA
- a CDS encoding aminopeptidase P family protein yields MSDTTPRATSNRSTTPGSSTFKDYIGSQWADRDRPLPEPREQAAFAAERRAKLSELHPGRTIVVPAGQAKVRSNDCDYPFRPHSAFAHLTGWGTDTVVGSVLVMTPNGSGHDATLYFRATAGRDSEEFYANPEIGEFWVGPRPSLDEVAADLGLATADLGAFDAVRAGLDASALVVRDADTGLTRGLDDQIGSAVGGAPEADGVPATDDALARDLSELRLVKDAYEVNELRKAVNATKAGFDDVIADFDAVLAHPRGERIVEGTFNRRARADGNTVGYDTIAASGHHACILHWTRNDGAVEPGDLILIDAGVEVDSFYTADITRTLPVSGTFTDVQRLVYEAVLEAADAAFAIVKPGITFRQVHATAMEVIARKTAEWGFLPGSAEESLQQDNQFHRRYMVHGTSHHLGLDVHDCAKARREMYIDGTVQAGMVFTIEPGLYFQQDDLTVPEEFRGIGVRIEDDILVTEDGAENLSVGIPRTPSEVEGWIARSGR; encoded by the coding sequence ATGTCCGACACCACGCCCCGCGCGACGAGCAACCGTTCCACCACCCCCGGATCCTCGACGTTCAAGGACTACATCGGCTCGCAGTGGGCCGATCGTGACCGTCCGCTGCCCGAGCCCCGCGAGCAGGCCGCCTTCGCTGCCGAACGCCGCGCGAAGCTCTCCGAGCTGCACCCGGGCCGGACGATCGTCGTACCGGCCGGCCAGGCCAAGGTGCGATCGAACGACTGCGACTACCCGTTCCGCCCGCACTCCGCGTTCGCGCACCTGACCGGCTGGGGCACCGACACCGTCGTCGGCTCCGTGCTCGTCATGACGCCGAACGGCTCCGGGCACGACGCCACGCTGTACTTCCGCGCGACCGCCGGGCGCGACTCCGAGGAGTTCTACGCCAACCCCGAGATCGGGGAGTTCTGGGTCGGCCCGCGCCCCTCGCTGGACGAGGTCGCGGCGGACCTCGGTCTCGCGACCGCCGACCTCGGCGCGTTCGACGCCGTGCGCGCCGGGCTCGACGCCTCGGCCCTCGTCGTGCGCGACGCCGACACCGGCCTCACCCGTGGTCTCGACGACCAGATCGGCAGCGCCGTCGGTGGCGCGCCCGAGGCCGACGGCGTGCCCGCGACGGACGACGCCCTCGCCCGCGACCTCTCCGAGCTGCGCCTCGTGAAGGACGCGTACGAGGTCAACGAGCTCCGCAAGGCCGTGAACGCGACCAAGGCCGGGTTCGACGACGTCATCGCCGACTTCGATGCGGTCCTGGCACACCCCCGCGGCGAGCGCATCGTCGAGGGCACGTTCAACCGCCGCGCCCGTGCCGACGGCAACACCGTGGGCTACGACACGATCGCCGCCTCCGGCCACCACGCCTGCATCCTGCACTGGACCCGCAACGACGGCGCCGTCGAGCCGGGCGACCTGATCCTCATCGACGCCGGGGTCGAGGTCGACTCGTTCTACACGGCCGACATCACCCGCACGCTCCCGGTCAGCGGCACCTTCACCGACGTGCAGCGCCTCGTGTACGAAGCCGTGCTCGAAGCGGCGGACGCGGCCTTCGCCATCGTGAAGCCCGGCATCACCTTCCGTCAGGTGCACGCCACCGCGATGGAGGTCATCGCCCGCAAGACCGCCGAGTGGGGCTTCCTGCCCGGCAGCGCCGAGGAATCGCTCCAGCAGGACAACCAGTTCCACCGGCGCTACATGGTGCACGGCACGAGCCACCACCTCGGCCTCGACGTGCACGACTGCGCGAAGGCCCGGCGTGAGATGTACATCGACGGCACCGTGCAGGCCGGCATGGTCTTCACGATCGAGCCCGGCCTGTACTTCCAGCAGGACGACCTCACCGTGCCCGAGGAGTTCCGCGGCATCGGCGTCCGCATCGAGGACGACATCCTCGTGACCGAGGACGGCGCCGAGAACCTGTCCGTCGGCATCCCCCGGACCCCCTCGGAAGTGGAGGGGTGGATCGCCCGCTCCGGCCGCTAG
- a CDS encoding Mrp/NBP35 family ATP-binding protein, whose protein sequence is MADGGRSDEQLGSAVLAALGRVIDPEIRRPVTELDMIRGVDVQPGGAVRVDLQLTIVGCPAADTIERDVRTAAGSVDGVSSVAVDVSVMAPATRAALTERLRAGRPRGVQFTPDSLTRVIAVTSGKGGVGKSTVTVNLAAALAARGQRVGIVDVDVHGFSVPGLVGLTDAAGVAPRPTRVDSMILPPVAHDVKVVSIGMFVDDVSTAVSWRGPMLHRTVSQFLTDVYFGDLDVLLLDLPPGTGDVAISVGQLLPHAEVLVVTTPQAAAADVAERSGIVARQTGQRVIGVVENMAGLMQPDGSVLHLFGEGGGAETARRLSRDQDTAVPVLGSVPLSVPLREGGDAGVPVVLGDPEDPAAVALAAIADRIGTMGRGLSGRKLGLTLS, encoded by the coding sequence GTGGCTGACGGCGGCCGGTCGGACGAGCAGCTGGGCAGCGCGGTCCTCGCCGCGCTCGGCCGCGTGATCGACCCCGAGATCCGCCGGCCCGTCACGGAGCTCGACATGATCCGTGGTGTCGACGTGCAGCCAGGAGGCGCGGTGCGCGTCGACCTGCAGCTCACGATCGTCGGGTGCCCGGCCGCCGACACCATCGAGCGCGACGTGCGTACGGCCGCCGGTTCCGTGGACGGCGTCTCGAGCGTGGCGGTCGACGTGTCCGTGATGGCCCCGGCGACGCGTGCCGCGCTCACCGAACGCCTCCGCGCGGGGAGACCCCGGGGCGTGCAGTTCACCCCGGACTCGCTCACCCGGGTGATCGCGGTGACGAGCGGCAAGGGCGGCGTCGGCAAGTCGACGGTCACCGTGAACCTCGCCGCCGCCCTCGCGGCCCGCGGGCAGCGCGTGGGCATCGTGGACGTCGACGTGCACGGCTTCAGCGTCCCCGGGCTGGTGGGGCTCACCGACGCCGCGGGCGTGGCCCCTCGCCCGACCCGGGTCGACAGCATGATCCTGCCGCCGGTCGCGCACGACGTGAAGGTCGTCTCGATCGGCATGTTCGTGGACGACGTCTCGACCGCGGTGTCCTGGCGCGGTCCGATGCTGCACCGTACCGTCTCGCAGTTCCTCACCGACGTGTACTTCGGCGACCTCGACGTGCTCCTGCTCGACCTGCCGCCCGGCACCGGTGACGTGGCGATCTCGGTCGGCCAGCTGCTCCCCCACGCCGAGGTCCTGGTCGTCACCACGCCCCAGGCGGCCGCTGCCGACGTGGCCGAACGGAGCGGGATCGTCGCCCGTCAGACCGGGCAGCGGGTGATCGGCGTCGTCGAGAACATGGCGGGCCTCATGCAGCCCGACGGGTCCGTGCTGCACCTCTTCGGCGAGGGCGGTGGCGCCGAGACCGCCCGCCGGCTCTCCCGCGACCAGGACACCGCCGTCCCGGTGCTCGGCAGCGTGCCGTTGTCCGTGCCGCTCCGCGAGGGCGGCGACGCCGGCGTCCCGGTGGTGCTCGGCGATCCCGAGGACCCGGCGGCGGTGGCGCTGGCGGCGATCGCGGACCGCATCGGCACGATGGGACGGGGGCTGTCCGGCCGGAAGCTCGGGCTGACGCTGTCGTAG